The sequence below is a genomic window from Candidatus Zymogenaceae bacterium.
GCATATCCGATTCCTCGTTGATGGTCCACACGTGTACGTGAACGCCGTATCTATGTGCGTATGAGAGAAATCGGCGGGTGACGACGGGAATGATCGATTGCCGCTCCGGGACCTGCAGAGCGGTGAAGGGATAGTCACGGATCTTTCTGTCGCACCGGGCGGATCGAACAAGTACACGCAGTACGTCTTCCTTGCACGCACCGGTGAGGGTGGTCGGTCTCTCTCTTTGAATATATCTCATCGCATCAGGCGGGAACGACGCCAATAGAAACCGATCCAGGGCGTTGTTCGATTCGAGCACGTCAAGCACAATCTTCGTGCTCTGTTCGGTTCCCGCCTTGATTTCCATATTCACCGGGATATCCTGAAACGTCTGAACGAACTCCTCAAGGGTGGGGACCTGAACCCCCGTGCCGCGGAATGGATGCGTCGAACCATTGTCGGGAGAGAATGAATACCCTGCGTCTAAATCCTTCAGTTCCTTCAGCGTCAGGTCTTCGACATGCACGTCAACCCCGGCGGTGCGAAGGAGGCTTGGATCGTGGGCGAGCACCGGGATACCGTCTCGTGTGATGCGGGTGTCCGTCTCCAGCACGTGGGCGCCGATCTGTACCGCGGCCTGGAATGAGGGGAGGGTGTTTTCGGGATACGTTCCCGAGGCGCCTCGATGGGCGAAAATGATCGGTCGGGGAAGACCGAAGAATGATTTCATGGGAATGGTCTTTTTGGACGCATGTTTTTTAGACATTGACCCGCTCCGATGGTTTGTAAAGATAAATGAAAAATTCCGTGTTTCCCTTGGGACCCATTAAAGGTGAGGTGCAGGTGCCTTTCACGACGAAGCCCAGCTCCTGTGCAGCCGCGGCGACGGAGTCGACGGCTTTTTTGTGTTTTTTTTCATCCCGCACCACACCACCCTTTCCCACATCACCCCTTCCCACCTCGAACTGTGGTTTGATAAGGGCGATGGCGTAACCACCGGAGGTGAGGATGTCAAAGACCCTCGGCAGCACCAGTGAGAGCGAGACGAAGGATACATCGATGACCGCGAGGTCTATCGGTTCGGGAAAGGCATCGATAGTAGTGTGGCGGATGTTCGTGCGTTCCATGAGCACGACCTTAGGATCCGACCGGAGGCTCCAGGCAAACTGGCCATATCCCACATCCAGTGAGTAGACCCTCTGTGCGCCGCTTTTGAGGAGACAATCGGTGAAGCCGCCGGTGGACGCTCCCACATCCAGGGCGACGGCATTACCCGGGTCATGCCCGAATTCGTCCAGAGCGCCCTGGAGCTTTACACCGCCCCTGCTCACGTACGGGTGCGGCGGGGAGACGATCGAAAGGTCGTCATCGGTGCTCACCCGAAATCCCGCCTTGTCGACGCGGTCGCCGTTTACAAGAACGTGTCCCGCCATGATGACCGCACGGGCCTTCTCCCTGGAAGGAACCAGGCCCCCCTCGACAAGGGCCGTATCGAGGCGCAGTTTATCGCGTGCCGTGTACGGTTTCATCAATATCGGTAGGTGCCTTTTCTCTTGTACCGAGAAGGTCCAGGGCGGCCTGAAAGATGCCCCGGGATGACAGGTCGTATCGATCTCTGAGTACGCTCTGGGGGCCGTGCTCCACAAACCGGTCGCCGATGCCCAATCGTTTTATCGACCGGGGGAGGGCGGAGTCCGCAGCGAGCCCCTCGAGGATCGCGCTGGAAAAGCCGCCGCTCAAAATCCCCTCTTCGATCGTCAAAAGAGCGCCGGTTTTTTGTACCGATGCGCTGATGGCGCGGATGTCCAGCGGCTTGACGAAACGGGCATCGATGACCGTTGCGGTTATTTTTCTGGTTAAGAGTCGCCGGGCCGCATCCATGGCTGGCTCCACCATCGAACCGATGGCGACGATGGTCAGGTCATTGCCTTCGATGAGTGTTTCGGAGGTTCCGATGGGAATGGGCTGAGGATCGTCGTCCACAGCGACACCCAGGGCTTTCCCCCTCGGATATCGAACGGCGATCGGTTTTTTGCACTCGACCGCCGTGACAAGCATGCGGGCGAACTCGTTTTCATCCCGGGGGGCCATGATAATGAGGTTTGGAATGTTCCTGAGATAGGACATGTCAAACAGCCCGTGATGGGTGGGGCCGTCTTCTCCCACAATGCCGCCGCGATCTATGGCGAAGATCACCGGGAGGTCCTGCAGGGCAACGTCATGGAGTATCTGGTCGTAGGCGCGCTGGAGAAAGGTGGAATACACCGCGACGATGGGGATGAGCCCCTGAGTCGCCAGGCCCGCCGCAAAGGTGACCGCGTGCTGCTCGGCGATGCCCACATCGAAGAATCTGTCCGGGAAACGACCGGAAAAGGTGGTAAGCCCCGTACCCTCCGCCATGGCGGCCGTGATTGCCACGATGGAATCATGTTTTTTCGCTAGCTCCACTATCACATCACTGAACACCTTGGTGTAGGTGGGGATATCATTCTTCGGCCCGATGGGACTGCCGGTTTCCACATCGAATACCCCCACACCATGATACCGGGAGGGATTCTCCTCAGCCGGGAGGTAGCCCTTTCCTTTTTTTGTCAGGACATGAAGGAGGATCGGCCCCTCGATGTCCTTTATATTTGTAAGGGTCTCTATGAGTCGGTCTATGCGATGTCCGTCTATGGGACCGAAATACTGGAAATTCATCGCTTCAAAGAGCATACCCGGCATCAAAAAGCCCTTGATGGCGTCTTCGGCGCGTTTTGCGACCTTATAGATATCTTCGCCGATGCCGGGCACCGATTTGAGCAGGTGAACGATCTCTTTTTTAAGATTCATCACCGGACGGGTGGAGAGCTTGCGGGAGAGGAACGACGACAGCGCCCCGACATTGGGAGAGATGGACATCTCGTTGTCATTGACGATGACGATGACGTCCTTGACGAGATGTCCCGCCTGGTTGAGCGCCTCAAATGCCTGGCCCCCGGTGAGTGAGCCGTCGCCGATAACCGCCAGCGCCCGGGAGTCCTCGGGTTTCTTTTGGATATCCCAGGCGGTGCTGATGCCCAGGGCAGCGGATATCGAGGTGGAACTGTGACCGGTCCCGAAGACGTCTTCGGGGCATTCGGAGCGCTTGGGGAAGCCCGATATACCGTCGAGACACCTGAGTGTCCCGAAACAGTCCTTTCTTCCGGTGAGGATCTTATGGGTGTATGCCTGATGTCCCACATCCCATATGATCAGGTCTTTTGGCGGCTGAAACACGTGATACAGCGCGATGGTCAGCTCGACGGTGCCGAGGCTCGACGCCAAATGCCCCCCGGTTTTGGAGACCGTATCTATAATCAACTCGCGGATCTCCGCGGCGAGGAGCTCCATCTCCTCAATCGACAATGATTTCAGGTCTTCCGGACCGTTGATGGTGTCAAGTATGTTTTTCATGGTGTATTACGCCTGTCGTTCTATAACGTATCTGCCGATGGCCCTCAGCGCCTCGGCCCGCTCGCCGAATGATGAAAGGGCGTCGATCGCCCGTTCTATCAGGTCTTTGGATCTCTTTCGGGATTCCTCGAGGCCCAACAGAGAGATAAAGGTTCGCTTCCCCCGAGCCTCATCCATGCCGGTTCTCTTGCCCAGCTTTCCCTGATCCCCCACCACATCGAGAATATCGTCGGATATCTGAAACGCGAGGCCCACACATTCGCCGTATTCGCACAATTGTTTCACTTGTATCTCGTCCCCGCCCCCCAGGATCGCCCCCGTCCGAACCGAGACGATAATGAGGGCGCCGGTCTTTTTTCGGTGAAGCATCGTGAGCGTGTCAAGGTCTATGTCCCGATGTTCCGATTCCATATCTAGCATTTGCCCGCCGACCATGCCGGCGTCACCGGCGGCCCGGGCGATCTCGGACGAAATCTGAAGGAGAGAGGTCGGATCGGCGGCGAACCGTGTGATGTCTGAGAGCACCTCGAACGCCTTCGTTAAAAGCGCGTCACCTGCAAGAATGGCCGTCGCCTCGCCGAATACCTTGTGGTTGGTCAGGACACCCCGGCGGTAGTCGTCATTATCCATGGCGGGAAGATCGTCGTGTATGAGCGAGTAGGTGTGTATCAATTCCAAGGCGCACGCCGCCGGGAGGACCTGTCCCAGAGAGCCGCCCACGGTTTCGGAGGCGGCGATGGCGAACATGGGTCGGAGTCGCTTTCCTCCGGCGAAGATGCTGTATCTCATGGCCCGCCTCAGGTCGCCGGATGAATCGTCGATGGAATCGATGATGCCCGTGAGATACTCGTCCACCCGGCCGATCCGTTCTTTGAGATATGCGCTCAGGTCGAAGGATGACATCATCTCGACGCCGTCACGTAGGAGTCATGGAAAAGTGGCAACGATCCATCCTGTATGGTTTCGAGTGGGTTTCTCATCTATCACGATCCCGAATCGTCGGCGTCGAAACCGTCGAGGGTAATGTGTCCGTTTTCGCTGCTTGTGAGAATCTCGATTTTCTTTTCAGCCTCTTCGATGTGCCGCGTGAGGGTACGGGTCAGCTTGATGCCTTCCTCAAAAATTGAAAGGGACTCCTCGAGGGTAAGCTCCCCCCGATCGAGACGCTCCACTATCTCTTCCAGCTTTTTGAGGCCGTCGTCAAAATCAATATTCGACATTTGGTGTTCCATACAATACTGACGCGTCGGCACCGCGCACCCTAAAAAACGATTTTGTGTGCGCAATCCGACCGGTTACTCCATATCACATTTATAACACGAAATGGTTGGTATTTCAATATTATCATTGTCAACGCCATATACCCTCAGACGTATATTCGGTGTCTGTCTCCGTCCACACGGCGATAAAGATGAGTCTACTCGATTTCCCGATGTGTCGAAACGATCTCCAAATGTTACGGAGAGAGGGCGTTCACCAAGTCCCATGGATTGACCTTGTTGTTTGTGTGTCTCACGCCGAAGTGGAGGTGCGCCCCGGTTACCCGGCCGGTGGCCCCCACCAGGGCGACGGTATCGCCCCGGCGGACGTCGTCTCCTTCCTCCACCAGCACATCCGACAGGTGAAAGTACATGGTGTAGAGTCCCTGGCCGTGATCAATGAAAAGGGAGAGGCCGGAGAAGAACATATCCATGACGAGCACGGTACGGCCGTCGTTGGCCGCGAGGATAGGCGTGCCGGTGACGGCGCTGATATCGATCCCGCTGTGGGGCGATCGCGGCTCGTCGTTGATGTATCTCCTCAGACCGAACTCCCCGGTGATGCGTCCTAAAAGCGGCATCATGAAGGGCTCCGTCCAGAGCTTATCCGGCGTTTCGGTCTTGAATAGGGCGCCGATGATATTGTTTTCCCGCTGAATCCGGGCGAGGGTTTCCTCGTCATAACTGGTCCACTTCTCATCCAGTGTAAGATACTGGGTTTCGTAATCGCCGTCGACGATTGCAATCGATCGGCTGATGATCTCACTCGTGCCGTCAACGTACGAGATCTCGACTCTCAGGCTCGCGTCCTTCGGATCCGTCTGGAGGTGGGCGCTGACGAGGCCCAGGTATTCGGTGTCCGATGATGCCGGATTGAAATAGACGGTCCTGCCGTTGAAGGAGCCGACGGCGGTGCTGATGGGGCCGCCCCCGATGATGGTGACCACGTCGACCCCCCCCTGTTTAATGGAGGCGGGATAGGTGATCTCGGCGGAGAGGCCCTTGACGCCGAAGCATGCGAGTATTACGCAGCAGAAAATCAGAATGTGTTTCATTCGTCTTCCGGTGTGATGGAGAGAATACATGTCAGTCCGTTTCATTATCGTTTCCGTGGCGTTTGATTCCGGGGAGGTTTTCTGGATTCACGCAGGCGCCGTTCAGGAAGACACTGAAATGAAGGTGCACGCCGGTCACCCGTCCGGTGCCGCCAACCCACCCGATCTCATCGCCCCGCTCGACTGTGTCCCCCTCATCTATTGTGATGTGAGAGAGGTGGCAATAGAAGGTATACAGTCCTTTTCCGTGGTCGAGGACGACGGTCTTTCCTGAAATCACCCCTTCATACACCAGGGCCACACGCCCCCGGTTAGAAGCCGGCACCGGCGTGCCCAGGTTCGCGGCGATGTCGATGCCGCCGTGGGGATACTGGACCGTACCGTTTATGGTGCGGCGGGCGCCGAACTCCGTCGAAATACGTCCTTCCGCGGGCCAGAGAAAGGGCTCCTTCCAGAGGCGGTCGGGACTGTTTGTCAATAAAAGGTCTTCAAGAGTTTTATGTTGTTCTTTCAACAAAGCCTTGGTCGCTTCGTCGAACGAAATCCATCCTGAATCCATCGTGAGATTCTGCGTTTTAAAATCCGTCGGGGCCACCGTGATATCGCAGGCGGCCCTCTCTATGGTTCCGCCGGCGTAACATGCGCTGATGGAAAAGGACGTCGTTCCCGTCTCTTCCACCATGTCGATTCCCAGGTACCCGGTAAACGCCCCCGGGTAGTCGCTCTGGAAAAACGGGACGGTTCTGTCCATGAAGGAGCCGGTGACCGAGACGGCGTCCTCTCCGACCCAGACGCCGACGGTGTGAATCTCTCCCTGGTGGACGACATCGGGGCAGTTGATGCGGATGGAGCCGTCGTCGGCCCGGAGCGGTGAGGAGCAGATGATACAAAGAAACACGTAAAGCGATATGAACAGGGATCGTCTGCCGTCATTCATCTGTCAGGGTCCTTTTTTCTACAACGGTAACGAGGCTTCCCCGCATCAGCCGGATATCGGCCCGATCTCCCGGCTGGATGTCTCCCGCATCTCGAAGGATTCGGCCGTCTTCCGTCCTGATGACGATGGCGTATCCCCGTGAGAGCACACCCAGCGGGCTCAGGCGATCCATTGCGGCGGTCAGGGAAAAGAGACGTTCCCTCCTCGTTTGAAGGGACCGGTTTATGGAAAAGGTCATCACATCTGAGATGCGATCGATCTTCTCCCGGGCGTAGGCCAGGGATACGGCGGGACTCCCGAGCGATCGTCTGAGCCGGATGACATCGACCCGGGCGCGTTCTGTGCGTCTTTTCACGGCGTGGATGAGTCTGGTCGCCGCCTCGTCCAGGTCCATTAGTATCTCGTCCGTACGGGGCACCACCATCTGGGCTGCGGCGGTGGGGGTGGCCGCCCGCACGTCCGCGGTCAGGTCGGAGATCGTCACATCGATTTCATGGCCCACGGCGGATATAACGGGGATATCGGAGTTGTATATCGCATCGGCGACGATTTTTGTATTAAAGGCGAGAAGGTCCTCGAAGCTTCCGCCCCCCCTGCCGACGATGATCACATCACTAAGCCCATGGGCGTTGACCGTCTCGATGCCCTCGGCGATTCTTTTCGGGGCGTCTTCCCCCTGGACGAGGCACGGCACCACCACCACGTGGGCGCCCGGCATCCGCTGGTAGATGACGCGAATCATGTCAAACAGCGCCGCACCGGTCGGGGATGTGACCAGGGCGATGGTGGAGGGAAGGGTCGGGATCGGCTTTTTCCTCGATTCGTCGAAATAGCCCGCCTCAAAGAGCTCCCGTTTGAGCTCCTCGAGGGCCGCGGTCACGGCACCCATTCCCACCGGCTCCACCGTCTCGACAATGATCTGGTACTCGCCTCGGGCGGCGTAGACCCCGAGTCTTCCGAAGAGGACTACCTGCCGCCCCTCTTCCAGGAGAGGGGGCGGGCCGCCTGTGGCCTCCAAATCGGGAAACAGTGAATCGTTTCCGGGCCGCCCGCCCCGCTCAGCCGGCGTCTGAAGGAGATCCGATCCCTTTTTCAATCGCGCGGCCTGGTGGCGGAACAGGACCGCCCGAATCTGGGCGGCGTCGTCCTTGAGGGTGAAGTAGATGTGTCCAGAAGAGGGGGTGCGCAGGCCCGAGATCTCTCCCTGTACCCAGACGAAGGGGAATGAGGATTCGAGGATATCGGATATCTCCGAGGTCAGATCGGAAACGTTCCATATCGTATGAATAAGGTTGTCCTGCACGGATAATGCGTCCCCCCTTGACGCTGACTGTCTTCCGATGTATTGTGCCAGTGTAATCCAAAAGGAAGAGTGCCGCAAGGTGAATTTTTTACTTCCGGCGCATCTTATGTCGATTGTTTGATGGTACAACGTATGGGAGGGCGATGGGGTGAAATTCTGGAGTGGTGTCATCGGCGTGGCGGGTGCGCTCCTTATCATTCTTTCAGCTGCGGCATGGGCCGAGAGTCCGTGGTACTGGCTGGATAAAGGGATTGAGTATTCATCACAGGGGAAGTATCGGAAGGCGATCAGGTGTGACACGAAGGCGATAGAGCTCGCTCCCGACTGGGCGTGGGCATATTACTATCGGGCGATTGATTATGCGGATGCGGGCCGCTCCGATGACGCAATCGATGACTACACGAGGGCCGTCACGCTGGACCCGGAATTTCGTGACGCCTATTACAATCGGGGGATCGTCTACGATGAGATGGGGCGCTATGGTGATGCCGTCGATGACTATACAAGGGCCATCGATCTGGATCCGGCGTTTGTCGAGGCGTACAACAACCGGGGACTTATCCGCTTGCAGATGGACGACTATGAGGGCGCCCTGGAGGACGTCGCCCGTGCCGCCAGTCTCGTCGGCACCGACGAGACGCATCACCTTTCCGTCATCCTCGATACCCGGGCGAACATCTACCGGGAGATGGGGAGATATGACGAGGCTATGGCCGATATCGAGCGGGCGATCGCGCTGGAGGAGAATGCCGCCTCGTACTATACCCGCGGCCTGATCTATCGTGACATGGGGGATATGGAGAGGACGGAGGTCGATTTCGAGCGTGCATGCAACGGAGGCGTCACCGAGGCGTGTGCGACCCTGGAGGAGTTGTATAAATAGGATTGTGAAAAAGGAGCGTTGGGAAGCGTAAGGATGCCAAGATGTTTTGTCGTTGTCAGTACGGGGGGAGGGTGGTACAATATGCCGGTGAGGGGGTGGTCTGCTCTCAGTGTGTGGTTCGATTTGTGTATCAAAAAGCTGAAACGGCGTGACGCTGATTTGCCATACATCGGCGTTTTTTTAGCGCCGCGTGCCCGGCGGTCACTGTGGGCGGGGATGGGGTGAGTATGCGGTGTCGCAAGCGCCCAGAGGTCGCCGACATCGGAAATGATGTGCGGTGCATGCCGCAACATCGGTGGTATCGTGAGCGCCAGGGGCACACGCAGCGCGGCACGGACGGGGAGACCGCCTTATCGATAAGATTTCAGAAAACGGTTCTGCATGTATATTCTCGGTATTGATACGTCCTGCGACGACACATCGGCGGCGGTGGTGACGGACGATCTCACGATCAAATCCAACATCGTCTCGTCCCAGCATGAGATTCACGGAAAATTCGGCGGGGTGGTGCCGGAGTTGGCGTCAAGGCGGCATTTGGAAAACATTATCCCCGTCATCGACCACGCCCTGAGGACGGCCGACGTCTCCATCGATGAGATCGACCTCATCGCGGTAACCCGTGGACCGGGTCTCGTGGGATCGCTGGTGGTGGGGGTCTCCGCCGCAAAGGCGATCTGTGAGGCGAGGGGGATTCCCATCATCGGCGTCAATCACATCGAGGGGCACATCACCTCGAGCCTCATGACCGAGCATCCTTTGGAATTTCCCTTCGTGTGCCTCGTGGTGTCCGGGGGACACACCAACCTCTACCTGGCCGAATCCACCGGCACGTATCGATTGGTGGGCCGGACACGGGACGACGCCGCGGGGGAGGCATTCGACAAGGTGGCGAAGCTTTTGAATTTGGGATATCCCGGCGGACGCCCCATTGAGGAGAAGGCAAGAGAATACACGGGCGAGACGCTATCCTTCCCCCGGGCGTACCTGGAAAAAGACTCGTTTGATTTCTCATTTTCCGGCGTCAAGACGGCGGTGAGGAATTATATCAAGAAAAAGGCACGGATTTCGGACATTGATGTGGCCCGGATCGCCCACGGCTTCCAGGAGGCGGTGGTTGAGGTGCTGGTGGATAAGACGATTCGCCTCGCGGAGGAACACGGCGTTGACGCCGTGACACTGACCGGGGGTGTTGCGGCGAACGGCAGGCTGAGGGAGGAGATGGAAAAACAGGCGGTCCGCAACGGCATGCGCGTCGTCGCCCCGCCGATCAAACTGTGCACCGATAACGCCGCCATGATCGCCGCCGTGGGTGTCCTGAGGCGGGCCGAGGCGAAGGAGCACGATCTCTTCATGAACGCGATTTCCCGATGGAAACTATGACCAGAACGAATTCCTCAAAAGACCTCACTCCCGAATCAGTGAGAGGGGGGAAGGAAGAAAAGCGGCCGCTCTTTGAAAAGGGAGACAGCTTTCGCACCCTCCTGAAGAAGGCGTTTCTTTCCGACGACAGCCCCCGGCAGATAGCTCTGGGCGCCGCTATCGGGATGTTCGTCGCCTGCTCGCCCTTTATCGGGCTCCAGGCGTGGATCGCCCTTCCCATCGCCCTGGGAGTGCGGGCGAATAGATTGTCGACCCTCGGGTTCACACTCCTGGCCAATCCCTTCACCATGCCGATACTCTATACCGCAGAAGGACTTCTGGGAGGATATATCCTCGGCATCTCTCATCCCCTGCCGTCCGGGGGATTCTCGAATCTGTCCGGCTTTCTCGCCCTGGGAACGGATATCCTCCTTGCCGTCCTGGCGGGGTTTGTCATTATCGGCGCAGTCAGCGCCGTCATTACCTACGTGGTGACTCTGAATATCGCCGTCGTCATGAAGAGAAAGAAAAAATCGAGGCGGGTCGATGACGAAGACGTCTGATGTCCTGACCGCACTGGGCGCCTCCCCGTACCACGGGAGGGGGCAGCACTTCCTGACCAATAGGAATATCGCCCAGCGCATCGTGGACATCACGGCGCCGGGACCGGAGAGTGTGGTGGTGGAAATCGGACCGGGGACCGGCGCCTTGACGGATCTGCTCACGGAACGGGCGGGCCGGGTGATCGCCATCGAGTCCGACCGAAAGCTCGCCTGTTACCTGACCGACGCCTTTCGGGACAGGGCCGAGATCGTCTTCGGCGACGCCCTGTCGTTTGATTACCGGGAGCTGGGAAAGGGGATCGGCGCTTCCTTCCTGGTGGTGGCGAATCTCCCCTATAATATTTCGACGGAGCTGATATTCAGGCTCCTCGACGTCCGGGAGCATGTCGAAAGGATGGTCCTGATGCTCCAGAAGGAGGTGGCCCAAAGGCTCGTGGCGAAACCGGGGACGAAGGAGTACGGGGTGCTGACGGTGTTGGTGACGATGCTGTGTGACGTGTCCACGGCCCTTTCCGTGGGACCGGGGAATTTCCACCCAAGGCCGAAGGTCGACTCCCGGGTCGTCGTGTTCGATATGCTCCGTGAATCACGGGTACCCGTCAAAGATATGCAGCTGTTCCGGCGGGTGGTTCGTGCGTCCTTCGGAACCAGGAGAAAGACCCTTCGCAATGCCCTTAGGTCCCTCTCGGATATCATCGAACGGGATGCGCTTTCAGAAATCGAGGGGATAACCGGACTGGATTTCACGAGAAGGGGGGAGACGCTGACCATCGGCGAATTCGCGATTATCGCCGATACCCTGCATGACATCCTGCACCCGGATGCTCCTGATCAGTCATGATCCGTCGGGGGAAGAAAGCGGATACCGTATGGTGGGAGGCGTGCCGGCCGGGGTTCTGGGGATGGATGAAGGACTCACCACTGTCGTTGTGAAATCTGTCCGGGGATGTGCTTATTTTTTTTCCTTGATGACGACCCGGGCAAAACCACCGACAAGCTTCTCGAATTCGACGGCGTCGTTTCTCTCCCCCACGATTTCCCCCCAGTGCATGGGAACGGCGCTCACGGCGTTCATGAGCTTCACAGCCCGGGCGGCCTCGGAGGCGCTCATGGTGTAGGTGCCGCCCACCGGGACAAGGGCAACGTCAGGCCCGATTCCCTCCATCTCAGGTATAACGTCTGTATCTCCGGTGTGGTAGATCTTGTTCCCGCCCATGGTGAGGACGTATCCGACCCACCGATTTTCCTTCGGATGAAACGACTTGTTCGTATTGTACGCGGCGACGGCCGATACCCGGACACCCTTGACATCCAGGGTTTTGCCGGGCGCCGCACGAACCACATCGATATCGCCGGGGACATCCGCATCCCCGGTGATAACCAGTGTGGTGTCGGGGCCGGTGATTTTCTTGATATCCTCGGGGGAGTAGTGATCGTAATGGGTATGGGTGACGAGGATAAGGTCGGCGGTGGGGCCGTCGGAAAGATGAAAGGGGTCGAAATAGACGGTGATGTCTCCGTCGATGCGAAACGCCGCATGGCCGAGCCAGGATATGGTATCCATGATATCGTTCATGACGTAGATATCTCCCGTAATGTTCCGATGAAATGAGTCTCCTTTTTTACAAAATACTATGCCGATACGGTCGTGTCAAGGGTCTTCCATGACGTCGTGAAGGAAAGGCGTGTGTGGGAGAAAAGGGGGAATGAGGGAGACGAAATCGTTGCATATATATTCCATTGAAATAAACATATGTTGATATTTATGTGTGTCGAGTCGCAGATTTCTTTTTTATATCTTGACACTTACTGGTGATTGTGATACTGTTTTTAGCATAAAATATTAAAAAAAGTATAGTATTTGCAATGTTCTTCAGGATGAAGGAAAGACCGTTCAAGAAGTCCTGTCGGGCGGCAATGTAATGCATTTGGGCCGATGGAAACGAACCGTTTTCGGTCATGAATGCATCATTTAGTCAATATTCGCTTACATTACACATTTTGTAAAACGTTGATGACCCCGGAACAGGGAGAGATGTGCTTCATCGCGGAAGACATTTTCAGGATTCAAACAGGAATCTTGTTATTATTTTCTCGGTGGCTGATATCTTCTTCGCCCTCCAGGCTCAATACCTGGTGGAGATAATCCAGGTATCCGCCGTAGAGCCGGAGATGGCCGATGATAATTTTGTCGGATCGGTTAATCTCAGGGGATGGTCGATACCGGTATTCAATTTTCGAAAATTCATGCAACTAAGTGACGACATCACTGTTTCACCAGAGAATACGGCATTACTCAGTATGCTCGTGCTGAGAGGCGATCCGGGTGAATCAAAAAAGATACCATGGATAGGCATAGAAGCGGATCATATCTCCGGTGTTGTGGATGAAACGGAATGTCCACAGTTCGGAATGCCGGATAAAGTCAAGGACGAGCAAAGCGACGTATACAAGGGAATTTTGTTACGCGAAGATACGGTGATTTACCTCCTCAATATCCCCTGGTTGGTTGATACGTTTTCGCCTTTACAATGATAGAATACTCCCCCGGATTATATGGGATTACTGGACGGAAACATTGAGAGGCAATATTTTGTCTTTACCCTGGGGTCA
It includes:
- the xseA gene encoding exodeoxyribonuclease VII large subunit — translated: MQDNLIHTIWNVSDLTSEISDILESSFPFVWVQGEISGLRTPSSGHIYFTLKDDAAQIRAVLFRHQAARLKKGSDLLQTPAERGGRPGNDSLFPDLEATGGPPPLLEEGRQVVLFGRLGVYAARGEYQIIVETVEPVGMGAVTAALEELKRELFEAGYFDESRKKPIPTLPSTIALVTSPTGAALFDMIRVIYQRMPGAHVVVVPCLVQGEDAPKRIAEGIETVNAHGLSDVIIVGRGGGSFEDLLAFNTKIVADAIYNSDIPVISAVGHEIDVTISDLTADVRAATPTAAAQMVVPRTDEILMDLDEAATRLIHAVKRRTERARVDVIRLRRSLGSPAVSLAYAREKIDRISDVMTFSINRSLQTRRERLFSLTAAMDRLSPLGVLSRGYAIVIRTEDGRILRDAGDIQPGDRADIRLMRGSLVTVVEKRTLTDE
- a CDS encoding tetratricopeptide repeat protein, translated to MKFWSGVIGVAGALLIILSAAAWAESPWYWLDKGIEYSSQGKYRKAIRCDTKAIELAPDWAWAYYYRAIDYADAGRSDDAIDDYTRAVTLDPEFRDAYYNRGIVYDEMGRYGDAVDDYTRAIDLDPAFVEAYNNRGLIRLQMDDYEGALEDVARAASLVGTDETHHLSVILDTRANIYREMGRYDEAMADIERAIALEENAASYYTRGLIYRDMGDMERTEVDFERACNGGVTEACATLEELYK
- the tsaD gene encoding tRNA (adenosine(37)-N6)-threonylcarbamoyltransferase complex transferase subunit TsaD; protein product: MYILGIDTSCDDTSAAVVTDDLTIKSNIVSSQHEIHGKFGGVVPELASRRHLENIIPVIDHALRTADVSIDEIDLIAVTRGPGLVGSLVVGVSAAKAICEARGIPIIGVNHIEGHITSSLMTEHPLEFPFVCLVVSGGHTNLYLAESTGTYRLVGRTRDDAAGEAFDKVAKLLNLGYPGGRPIEEKAREYTGETLSFPRAYLEKDSFDFSFSGVKTAVRNYIKKKARISDIDVARIAHGFQEAVVEVLVDKTIRLAEEHGVDAVTLTGGVAANGRLREEMEKQAVRNGMRVVAPPIKLCTDNAAMIAAVGVLRRAEAKEHDLFMNAISRWKL
- a CDS encoding DUF2062 domain-containing protein, giving the protein MTRTNSSKDLTPESVRGGKEEKRPLFEKGDSFRTLLKKAFLSDDSPRQIALGAAIGMFVACSPFIGLQAWIALPIALGVRANRLSTLGFTLLANPFTMPILYTAEGLLGGYILGISHPLPSGGFSNLSGFLALGTDILLAVLAGFVIIGAVSAVITYVVTLNIAVVMKRKKKSRRVDDEDV
- the rsmA gene encoding ribosomal RNA small subunit methyltransferase A gives rise to the protein MTKTSDVLTALGASPYHGRGQHFLTNRNIAQRIVDITAPGPESVVVEIGPGTGALTDLLTERAGRVIAIESDRKLACYLTDAFRDRAEIVFGDALSFDYRELGKGIGASFLVVANLPYNISTELIFRLLDVREHVERMVLMLQKEVAQRLVAKPGTKEYGVLTVLVTMLCDVSTALSVGPGNFHPRPKVDSRVVVFDMLRESRVPVKDMQLFRRVVRASFGTRRKTLRNALRSLSDIIERDALSEIEGITGLDFTRRGETLTIGEFAIIADTLHDILHPDAPDQS
- a CDS encoding MBL fold metallo-hydrolase, translating into MNDIMDTISWLGHAAFRIDGDITVYFDPFHLSDGPTADLILVTHTHYDHYSPEDIKKITGPDTTLVITGDADVPGDIDVVRAAPGKTLDVKGVRVSAVAAYNTNKSFHPKENRWVGYVLTMGGNKIYHTGDTDVIPEMEGIGPDVALVPVGGTYTMSASEAARAVKLMNAVSAVPMHWGEIVGERNDAVEFEKLVGGFARVVIKEKK
- a CDS encoding chemotaxis protein CheW, whose translation is MLHRGRHFQDSNRNLVIIFSVADIFFALQAQYLVEIIQVSAVEPEMADDNFVGSVNLRGWSIPVFNFRKFMQLSDDITVSPENTALLSMLVLRGDPGESKKIPWIGIEADHISGVVDETECPQFGMPDKVKDEQSDVYKGILLREDTVIYLLNIPWLVDTFSPLQ